A single region of the Gracilibacillus caseinilyticus genome encodes:
- a CDS encoding TetR/AcrR family transcriptional regulator, with product MSRISRKVEILNAASKVVSERGIFELTLDAVAKQAGISKGGLLYHFPSKEALVEGMVQHLAINYQEKIEDNAKQDPDEKGRWIRSYVDVTFNQTYQNKDMNAGLLAAKAVNPDLLDPIRNLYEEWQEQIENEGIDPMKATIIRLATDGIWLAELFDIYHIEEEKKQEIYKVLLSSIDE from the coding sequence ATGAGCCGTATTTCAAGAAAGGTTGAGATTTTAAATGCTGCTTCAAAGGTTGTAAGTGAACGTGGTATATTTGAATTAACGTTAGATGCCGTTGCCAAGCAGGCAGGTATCAGTAAAGGCGGACTTCTTTATCATTTTCCTTCTAAAGAGGCACTTGTCGAAGGAATGGTTCAGCATCTAGCCATTAATTATCAAGAGAAAATAGAAGACAATGCCAAACAAGATCCAGACGAAAAAGGCAGATGGATTCGTTCCTATGTAGATGTTACCTTTAATCAAACGTACCAAAACAAAGATATGAATGCTGGCCTTCTAGCTGCCAAAGCAGTTAATCCAGATTTGCTGGATCCAATTCGCAATTTATATGAAGAATGGCAAGAACAAATCGAAAATGAAGGAATCGATCCAATGAAAGCAACCATTATCCGCCTGGCAACAGATGGGATTTGGTTAGCCGAACTTTTCGATATCTACCATATCGAAGAAGAAAAAAAACAAGAAATTTATAAAGTTTTGTTATCATCGATTGATGAATAA
- a CDS encoding L-carnitine dehydrogenase, translating into MAEIKKVAVIGTGVIGNGWIARFLAQGHEVIAFDPAEGAEQRTRKVVDQVWADLEKLGTAENASKERLSFVPTIEEAVKEAYLIQENVPEREQLKKDVLASIDQYAQPDAIIGSSTSGIMPSTLQEGLTHPERVMVAHPFNPVYLLPLVELVGGKETSEEAIETAKAFYTSINMKPLVIRKEIEGHVADRLMEALWREALHLVNDGIVTTEEADAAIIYGAGLRWAQMGPFLTFHLAGGDQGMRHMLEQFGPALKLPWTKLEAPELTDELKEKVIEGCESHAGDTSITELEQKRNEFLVKLLDLVEDYWPASKI; encoded by the coding sequence ATGGCTGAAATCAAAAAAGTAGCCGTCATCGGAACTGGCGTCATCGGTAATGGATGGATTGCCCGTTTCCTAGCACAAGGACATGAAGTCATCGCGTTTGACCCTGCAGAAGGTGCAGAACAACGCACAAGAAAAGTAGTCGATCAAGTATGGGCAGATCTTGAAAAACTAGGTACTGCTGAAAATGCATCAAAGGAACGCTTATCTTTTGTTCCTACTATTGAAGAAGCAGTAAAAGAAGCGTATTTAATTCAAGAAAATGTACCAGAACGCGAACAATTAAAAAAAGACGTATTAGCATCAATCGATCAATACGCACAACCTGATGCGATTATTGGCTCAAGCACCTCAGGCATTATGCCATCTACTTTGCAAGAAGGGCTGACACATCCAGAACGTGTAATGGTAGCCCATCCATTTAACCCTGTATATTTATTACCCCTAGTAGAATTGGTGGGCGGAAAAGAGACGAGCGAAGAAGCTATAGAAACAGCTAAAGCATTCTATACATCGATCAATATGAAGCCACTAGTCATCCGTAAAGAAATCGAAGGTCATGTAGCTGACCGTTTAATGGAAGCTTTATGGCGTGAGGCGCTACACCTGGTAAACGATGGCATCGTGACAACAGAAGAAGCTGACGCAGCCATTATTTACGGTGCCGGACTCCGCTGGGCACAAATGGGACCATTCTTAACATTCCACTTAGCAGGTGGAGATCAAGGAATGCGCCATATGCTCGAACAATTCGGACCAGCGCTTAAATTACCATGGACAAAATTAGAAGCACCTGAATTAACAGATGAATTGAAAGAAAAAGTCATCGAGGGCTGTGAAAGCCACGCTGGCGATACTTCAATCACAGAATTAGAACAAAAACGTAATGAATTTTTAGTAAAACTACTAGATTTAGTAGAAGACTACTGGCCAGCATCTAAAATCTAG
- a CDS encoding 3-keto-5-aminohexanoate cleavage protein, whose translation MAKKIMLTAAVTGAGDTTTKSSHVPVTPKEIADAAIASAKAGATVAHVHARDPKTGGISHDVNHYREIVDRIRDAETDVIINITSGGGGDFIPSLQTPAAGGDGTDMQTPEERHQPVGELLPEMCTLDCGSVNFGNMIYMSPTDWLRKQAKLVQEAGVKPELECFDTGHLRFAKQLINEGLIDDDPMFQFCLGIPWGADADVETMLYMKNRLPDNAHWSAFGIGRMQLPILMQTALLGGNVRVGLEDNLYISKGVLARNDQLVNKAAGMLHQNGIEIMTPAEAREQYGLRNPNGGGK comes from the coding sequence ATGGCGAAGAAGATTATGCTGACAGCAGCAGTAACCGGCGCAGGAGACACAACGACAAAGAGTTCACATGTCCCTGTCACTCCGAAAGAAATTGCCGATGCAGCAATTGCCTCTGCAAAAGCAGGAGCAACTGTAGCCCACGTCCATGCACGTGATCCTAAAACAGGTGGCATCAGCCACGATGTCAATCACTACCGTGAAATTGTAGACCGTATTCGCGACGCAGAAACAGATGTAATCATTAACATTACCTCTGGTGGAGGCGGAGATTTTATACCGAGCTTACAAACACCTGCAGCAGGCGGAGACGGCACTGATATGCAAACACCTGAGGAGAGACATCAGCCAGTCGGAGAATTACTCCCTGAAATGTGTACCCTTGATTGCGGATCAGTAAACTTCGGCAACATGATTTATATGAGTCCAACCGATTGGCTTCGTAAGCAGGCAAAGCTCGTTCAAGAAGCTGGTGTAAAGCCTGAATTAGAATGTTTCGATACAGGCCACCTTCGTTTTGCGAAACAATTAATAAATGAAGGTTTGATCGATGACGATCCAATGTTTCAATTCTGCTTAGGAATACCTTGGGGAGCAGATGCAGATGTTGAAACAATGCTCTACATGAAGAATCGTCTGCCGGACAATGCACATTGGTCTGCATTTGGAATTGGACGTATGCAATTACCAATCTTGATGCAAACAGCATTACTAGGCGGAAACGTCAGAGTAGGATTGGAAGACAATCTTTATATAAGTAAAGGTGTACTAGCTCGTAACGATCAGCTCGTTAATAAAGCAGCAGGTATGCTTCACCAAAATGGCATCGAGATTATGACGCCAGCAGAAGCAAGAGAGCAGTATGGTTTACGAAACCCTAACGGAGGAGGCAAATAA